A single genomic interval of Spirosoma taeanense harbors:
- a CDS encoding PPK2 family polyphosphate kinase codes for MKFNSKQFRYDGHNKFSVAGTPTRIDPFYVDETDRAHQLDELATRMDQAQNRMHADEHYGLLVLFQAMDAGGKDSSIRHVFKGVNPSRFKMAAFTKPEKTDLKHDFLWRFWQELPERGYMGIFNRTYYEEVLTLRVHPDRLSQSNIPENLLPKDEKTLWKQRFGDIVHFEDYLFRNGFPIVKFYLHVSKEEQGKRLIARLSDTEKQWKLSESDLEERQHWPAYMRAYEDTINATATRQNPWYVIPSDDRPNQQLIIATILAEVLESLPTRFPETDPAKAKKLIKEIQKQDS; via the coding sequence ATGAAATTCAATAGCAAACAATTCCGTTACGACGGACACAACAAGTTCTCGGTCGCCGGTACGCCTACGCGGATTGATCCGTTTTACGTCGACGAAACGGATCGGGCCCACCAGCTTGATGAACTGGCTACGCGTATGGATCAGGCTCAGAATCGAATGCATGCCGACGAGCATTACGGGTTGCTGGTCTTATTTCAGGCGATGGACGCTGGGGGTAAAGACAGCAGCATCCGGCACGTGTTTAAGGGCGTTAATCCGTCGCGGTTTAAGATGGCGGCTTTCACCAAACCCGAAAAGACGGATCTGAAGCATGATTTTCTGTGGCGGTTTTGGCAGGAGCTACCCGAACGGGGCTACATGGGTATTTTCAACCGCACCTATTACGAAGAAGTGCTGACCCTGCGGGTTCATCCGGATCGGCTAAGCCAGAGTAATATACCCGAGAATCTGCTGCCAAAGGATGAGAAAACGCTCTGGAAGCAGCGTTTTGGCGACATTGTGCATTTTGAGGATTACCTGTTTCGCAATGGTTTTCCTATTGTCAAATTTTATCTGCACGTATCGAAAGAAGAGCAGGGTAAGCGGCTCATTGCCCGCCTGAGCGACACCGAGAAGCAATGGAAGCTGAGCGAGAGCGATCTGGAGGAGCGGCAGCACTGGCCAGCGTACATGCGGGCTTATGAAGACACGATTAATGCGACGGCTACCCGACAGAATCCCTGGTACGTGATCCCGAGCGATGACCGGCCAAATCAACAGCTCATTATCGCTACCATTCTGGCGGAGGTATTGGAGTCTTTACCAACCCGGTTTCCGGAAACAGATCCCGCCAAAGCAAAAAAGCTGATTAAGGAAATTCAGAAACAGGATAGCTAA
- a CDS encoding PPK2 family polyphosphate kinase, whose product MKELDTDRFRYDGSKPLKIKKAPTKVDDLYEDGDEYETRLRQHAEQIDTWQNRMYADNRYGLVTIFQALDAAGKDGTIQHVFTGTNPVGVKVYSFKRPTDQELDHDWLWRSWRELPERGILGIFNRSYYEEVLVTKVHPDILTQNQRLPGKETDDLDKLFKHRYEAIRHMEKFLHQNGFPVVKFFLHVSKEEQAERLIARIKNPAKNWKFDEGDVKERAFWDGYQEAYETCINETATEHAPWYVIPADDKKNMRLLVGQVLINELEKLPIADPKPDETRFNELQKLIPIIEKQ is encoded by the coding sequence GTGAAAGAACTCGATACCGACCGCTTCCGCTACGACGGTTCTAAGCCGCTCAAAATCAAAAAAGCGCCAACGAAAGTAGATGATCTCTATGAAGATGGGGACGAATACGAAACTCGTCTGCGCCAGCATGCTGAACAGATCGACACGTGGCAAAACCGCATGTATGCCGACAACCGCTATGGATTGGTCACTATTTTTCAGGCGCTGGATGCGGCCGGGAAAGATGGCACTATCCAGCACGTATTTACCGGCACCAATCCGGTGGGTGTAAAGGTATATTCCTTTAAGCGTCCCACCGATCAGGAGCTTGACCATGACTGGCTGTGGCGCAGTTGGCGCGAACTGCCTGAACGGGGAATCCTCGGCATTTTTAACCGATCGTACTACGAAGAGGTTTTGGTGACTAAGGTTCATCCCGACATTCTGACCCAGAACCAGCGTCTGCCCGGAAAAGAAACCGATGACTTGGATAAACTCTTTAAGCATCGGTACGAAGCCATTCGGCATATGGAAAAATTCCTGCACCAGAATGGCTTTCCTGTCGTAAAATTCTTTCTGCACGTATCGAAAGAAGAACAGGCTGAGCGGCTTATTGCCCGGATTAAGAACCCGGCCAAAAACTGGAAATTCGACGAAGGAGACGTAAAAGAGCGTGCATTCTGGGACGGTTATCAGGAAGCTTACGAAACCTGTATTAACGAAACTGCAACTGAGCACGCGCCCTGGTATGTCATTCCTGCGGATGACAAAAAAAATATGCGGCTGCTGGTCGGGCAGGTGCTGATCAACGAACTTGAGAAATTGCCCATTGCTGATCCGAAGCCGGACGAAACACGCTTTAATGAATTACAGAAGCTCATTCCGATCATTGAGAAGCAATAA
- the msrA gene encoding peptide-methionine (S)-S-oxide reductase MsrA: MTANQSANYEKATFGTGCFWCTEAVFESLDGVIKSVSGYEGGRNPNPTYKEVCSGTTGHAECVEITYDPSVITYQELLEAFFRSHDPTTLNRQGADVGTQYRSVIFYHNDEQKQLAETAKDELNKAGAYPNPIVTEISPAETFYEAEAYHQDYFAKNPNQGYCAFVIAPKLDKFRKVFKEKLKPQSDSVINHG; the protein is encoded by the coding sequence ATGACCGCAAATCAATCCGCAAATTACGAGAAAGCCACGTTTGGCACTGGCTGCTTCTGGTGCACCGAAGCCGTGTTTGAATCGCTCGATGGGGTTATCAAATCCGTATCGGGCTACGAAGGTGGCCGGAATCCCAATCCTACGTATAAGGAAGTCTGCTCGGGTACTACCGGCCACGCCGAGTGCGTTGAAATAACCTATGACCCCAGCGTAATTACCTACCAGGAACTGCTGGAAGCTTTCTTTCGGAGCCACGACCCAACTACGCTGAACCGCCAGGGCGCCGATGTTGGCACCCAATACCGGTCGGTGATTTTCTATCACAACGACGAGCAGAAACAGCTGGCCGAAACAGCAAAAGACGAACTGAACAAAGCTGGTGCGTATCCTAATCCCATCGTTACAGAGATTAGCCCGGCCGAAACGTTCTACGAAGCCGAAGCCTACCACCAGGATTATTTTGCCAAGAATCCAAATCAGGGTTACTGCGCTTTCGTTATCGCTCCGAAACTAGACAAGTTCAGGAAGGTATTTAAAGAAAAACTGAAGCCGCAGAGCGACTCGGTAATCAATCACGGATAA
- a CDS encoding cupin domain-containing protein — translation MRSFLLFCVLVLAAPSAFSQAVASNVYSWPLSPVVRHPTYEERTFLSGITRDFSNLTVQAITLFANQPAHPAQELDEEVLLIIKAGELTLTIGEKRTQLGPGSIVLLMPGDAHRLENKSSQPLTYYQIRYMSNEMPDLDLYRLMGTSFWVDRKEMGRITPDNEGNRPIIDTGTIMAKRLTAHVTTLSPGSKAYSPHRHRAAEIVIVVEGAVQERIDETQQGVLAGDVIFLEPNTLHSLQKNSQEQCTYFVLQFE, via the coding sequence ATGAGGTCGTTTCTGCTATTCTGCGTTCTGGTGTTAGCTGCTCCCTCAGCCTTCTCGCAGGCTGTTGCCTCAAACGTTTATTCGTGGCCCCTGTCGCCCGTTGTCAGGCATCCGACTTATGAAGAGCGAACCTTTCTGTCGGGAATAACCCGAGATTTTTCCAATCTCACGGTTCAGGCCATAACCCTGTTCGCTAACCAGCCCGCCCACCCTGCCCAGGAACTCGATGAGGAGGTCTTACTAATCATCAAGGCGGGCGAATTAACATTAACGATTGGAGAAAAACGAACCCAGCTTGGCCCCGGCAGTATAGTGCTGCTGATGCCGGGCGATGCGCATCGCCTGGAAAATAAATCGTCTCAACCACTCACCTATTATCAGATCCGATACATGTCTAACGAAATGCCGGATTTGGACCTGTACAGACTGATGGGCACCTCTTTCTGGGTCGATAGAAAAGAGATGGGTCGGATAACGCCTGATAACGAGGGGAACCGCCCCATAATTGATACGGGAACGATCATGGCGAAGCGACTTACAGCGCACGTCACGACACTGAGTCCAGGCTCAAAGGCCTATTCCCCCCATAGACATCGGGCGGCCGAAATTGTGATCGTAGTAGAGGGGGCCGTTCAGGAGCGTATTGACGAAACGCAGCAGGGGGTGCTAGCGGGCGATGTGATTTTCCTGGAGCCTAATACGCTGCATAGCCTGCAGAAGAATAGTCAGGAACAATGCACTTATTTTGTCCTGCAATTCGAGTGA
- a CDS encoding LytR/AlgR family response regulator transcription factor, with product MTNVSSSIYARGEAPTNWPPLQLYLRDSGRQAFPVMNLVYLQAETNYSWLQWADGRRILMPRTLKYYTPMLPAEWFIRLHRNCIINRYYIDRLERTELGGLVHLTTGATLPISRRRWTAVRQQLLSTIS from the coding sequence ATGACGAACGTTTCCTCTTCTATTTACGCACGTGGTGAAGCGCCTACTAACTGGCCACCTCTTCAACTCTATCTTCGCGATAGCGGCCGACAGGCTTTTCCGGTGATGAATCTGGTCTATCTACAGGCCGAAACAAATTACAGCTGGTTACAGTGGGCTGACGGCCGGCGTATTCTGATGCCGCGCACGCTCAAGTATTATACGCCTATGCTGCCGGCTGAGTGGTTTATCCGACTGCATCGGAATTGCATCATTAACCGCTACTATATTGATCGGCTGGAACGGACGGAATTGGGGGGATTAGTTCACCTGACAACCGGCGCTACGTTACCCATTTCGCGTCGGCGGTGGACGGCAGTTCGCCAACAACTGCTGTCGACGATTTCCTGA
- a CDS encoding LytR/AlgR family response regulator transcription factor — protein MMQALNLATTISADLIDWPLMRLYVRETGRQFVSVANLVYLEADTNYCWLHWKTGQPVLTPRTLKYHHAKLPARWFIRLHRKCVVNRQFIDRLEYTNSGYRVHMTTGVSFPVSRRRWREVLQQMDGQQTFIN, from the coding sequence ATGATGCAAGCACTTAATCTAGCAACGACAATCTCTGCTGATTTAATTGATTGGCCGCTTATGCGCCTGTATGTGCGGGAGACCGGCCGTCAGTTTGTTTCGGTCGCAAATCTGGTTTATCTGGAAGCCGATACCAACTATTGCTGGCTTCACTGGAAAACTGGCCAACCCGTATTAACGCCCCGCACGCTGAAATATCATCATGCCAAACTGCCGGCCAGGTGGTTTATTCGGCTACACCGCAAGTGCGTAGTGAATCGTCAGTTTATCGATCGGTTGGAATATACCAATTCCGGCTATCGGGTGCATATGACTACGGGCGTGTCCTTTCCTGTTTCCCGTCGGCGCTGGCGGGAGGTATTACAACAGATGGACGGTCAGCAGACCTTTATTAATTAG
- a CDS encoding prolyl oligopeptidase family serine peptidase, whose protein sequence is MLISSAAVAQTDGPLTYPKARKTDQADTYHGTPVSDPYRWLEDDRSVETAEWVKAENKVTFDYLSQIPYRKQLQERLEQVYNYPKYSAPSRKGDWFYFSKNDGLQNQSVLYRQKGLDGKPEVVIDPNKLSADGTTRLTTFSLSKDGAYAVVGTSQGGSDWNAYRIMKLATKQYLPETIEWVKVSGAAWQGDGFYYSRYPKPEGSALAAKNENHQVFFHKLNTAQSADRLVFEDARNPQRFHTVRTTDDERFAVLSISDRGQGKDGNALYVADAKTSQQKFVPVVSEITNFQYGVLDNDGGDLLIETNADAPNSKVMRYSPSTQKWTVVIAEKPEPLVGAGTAGGKLFVEYSKDVTSRVSVFDYTGKLENEIQLPGLGEAGGFNGEKDDKFVFYTFTSFTVPPTIYRYDLATRKSMVFRAPEVDFKPTDYETKQVFYTSKDGTKIPMFLTYRKGMKLDGSNPTLLYGYGGFNISLPPGFSALRIPFLEQGGIYAQANLRGGSEYGEKWHEQGMKLKKQNVFDDFIAAAEYLIQEKYTSSAKLAIQGGSNGGLLVGAAINQRPELFRVAIPQVGVMDMLRFHKFTIGWNWIADYGSSDNADEFKALYAYSPIHNLKTGSNYPATLITTADHDDRVVPAHSFKYAATLQEVYNGPNPVLIRIDTNSGHGASNTKKNIETTADIYSFILWNMGVKSLKEIASK, encoded by the coding sequence ATGCTGATTTCTTCCGCTGCTGTGGCACAAACCGACGGGCCACTGACGTATCCCAAAGCGCGCAAAACTGATCAGGCCGATACGTATCATGGTACACCGGTGAGTGATCCCTACCGCTGGCTCGAAGATGACCGATCAGTCGAAACCGCCGAATGGGTCAAGGCCGAAAACAAAGTTACGTTCGACTATTTGTCGCAGATTCCCTACCGGAAGCAACTACAGGAACGCCTGGAGCAGGTGTATAACTACCCGAAATACTCAGCCCCCAGCCGTAAAGGGGACTGGTTTTATTTTTCGAAAAACGACGGCCTGCAAAACCAGTCGGTCCTGTACCGTCAGAAAGGCCTCGACGGTAAACCCGAAGTTGTGATCGATCCGAACAAGTTGTCTGCCGATGGCACGACCCGCCTGACAACGTTCTCACTGTCAAAAGATGGGGCTTACGCCGTAGTGGGTACGTCGCAGGGTGGTTCTGACTGGAATGCGTACCGGATTATGAAGCTGGCCACCAAACAATACCTACCCGAAACCATCGAGTGGGTAAAAGTATCGGGGGCGGCCTGGCAGGGTGATGGGTTCTACTACAGCCGCTACCCCAAACCCGAAGGCTCAGCGCTGGCGGCAAAGAACGAAAACCACCAGGTTTTTTTTCATAAGCTGAACACGGCTCAGTCGGCCGATCGGCTGGTGTTCGAGGATGCCAGAAATCCGCAGCGGTTCCACACCGTTCGGACAACCGACGATGAACGATTTGCAGTGCTGTCGATCAGCGACCGCGGCCAGGGTAAGGATGGAAACGCGCTGTATGTGGCCGATGCTAAAACTAGTCAGCAGAAATTTGTGCCGGTCGTGTCGGAGATTACGAATTTTCAGTACGGTGTTCTGGACAACGATGGTGGCGATCTGCTCATTGAAACCAACGCCGACGCGCCCAATAGCAAAGTGATGCGCTATAGTCCATCGACCCAAAAGTGGACAGTCGTGATTGCCGAAAAACCCGAGCCGCTCGTCGGCGCCGGAACGGCCGGTGGCAAACTGTTCGTTGAGTATTCAAAAGACGTAACCTCCCGGGTGTCTGTATTTGATTATACAGGTAAACTCGAAAACGAAATTCAGCTACCGGGTCTGGGCGAAGCGGGCGGCTTTAATGGCGAGAAAGACGATAAGTTTGTGTTCTACACCTTTACGTCCTTTACCGTTCCGCCCACAATCTACCGGTACGATCTGGCCACCCGGAAAAGCATGGTGTTCCGCGCGCCCGAGGTCGATTTTAAACCAACCGATTACGAGACAAAGCAGGTATTTTATACCAGTAAGGACGGAACGAAAATTCCTATGTTCCTGACCTACCGGAAAGGCATGAAACTCGACGGGTCAAATCCTACGCTGCTGTATGGTTACGGTGGTTTTAACATCAGCCTGCCTCCGGGCTTCAGCGCGCTCCGGATTCCGTTTCTGGAGCAGGGCGGTATTTACGCGCAGGCTAACCTGCGGGGAGGCAGTGAATACGGCGAAAAATGGCATGAGCAGGGCATGAAGCTCAAAAAGCAGAATGTCTTTGATGATTTCATCGCGGCTGCCGAATACCTGATTCAGGAGAAATATACCAGTTCGGCAAAACTGGCGATTCAGGGCGGATCAAACGGAGGTTTGCTGGTGGGTGCCGCCATAAACCAGCGTCCTGAACTGTTCCGGGTAGCCATTCCGCAGGTAGGGGTTATGGACATGCTGCGATTTCATAAGTTCACCATCGGCTGGAACTGGATCGCCGACTACGGCAGCAGCGACAATGCCGATGAGTTTAAGGCGCTGTATGCGTATTCGCCCATTCATAACCTGAAGACTGGTTCGAACTACCCCGCTACGCTCATTACCACGGCCGACCACGACGACCGCGTTGTGCCCGCTCATTCGTTCAAATATGCGGCTACCCTGCAGGAGGTTTATAACGGGCCAAACCCGGTGCTGATCCGGATTGATACCAACTCGGGCCACGGAGCCAGCAACACCAAAAAGAATATCGAGACAACAGCCGATATCTACTCGTTTATTCTCTGGAATATGGGCGTAAAAAGCCTGAAAGAAATCGCTAGCAAGTAA
- a CDS encoding ligand-binding sensor domain-containing protein, with amino-acid sequence MTLSFPHRRTLCWLLLWSALCGYRCGLTTYAKTPPGTPFRVDHIGVNDGLTQGSVYSMLKDSRNFLWFGTQDGLNRYDGHRFRTYRPMVGAGGTTQSGTIVGVNIVGMVEDPDGNLWVGTEEGLNRYDRRRDRFDCFFALDSNRKPKASRTIPFFVDQTELLYLSDFEGLVRFNYRNQRKTILNPSLHPPKEYDNPSSTMRTRMDDVWLHAPKGLARYNLRDRTLSYYFSDQPGNRFGPAQTIFSFYVDEQDVVWLGTPAGLLRFNHRLNTIQAYDQIASQALSAIYSIAPDRKGRLWLGTQHHGVLSFDKRSGKFVQVNEFTNDARQLSEFEISKVYVDDMGIVWANTDPDGLARIVPNAFLFGGITKRSMLNALPSTPTLSHYTIRAFLEERFDRIWIATENGINILDPRTNRITQQFLTNRKNAPTVRSLYRDPQRRIWVGVIGGVMAYHPETETFDFIPFEAGTSQVADNYVRNFVTLNENLLIAATEDGLYELNIRQRRLAKLPTLSEQNVFSIWYDAASRQLWAGTYLNGYYCYQLSANNTAPWRLVRAGLGGSMVLNMRPDPDRQMLWLATDRGLVGLNPETGELTVYSERQGLANSFVYGSLADQDNNLWISTNRGISRLDLKENVIKNFTLSDGLQGNEFNGNAFLKTATGEMFFGGVNGFNRFRPDQYRSSLFGPQVYIYSFNVNEEPFASDKYVGEADTIELTHNQNTFSMEFAALDYLSNGHNNYQYQLTNHDPQWVSAGERNYVRYANLPPGEYVFQVKAANQDGHWSTQVRKLTILVHPPFWQTLPFIAFMIVLLAVLTYAWIRQRENSIRRQQAERLRLAYNIQEQVKKDIARDLHDEIGTRLATLKLYTTRLVQHINETTDESALSTQRTDVLDASGVQMLKNNIFALINNTISDVRNLLRKLNPQTLERYGYVAAVEELFSRINTMGTVELHLTLADAPGEESLDVDSQGPSVRTRLPADMEVMLYRITQELVNNSLKHANAHRIDLHVQGQSNSLLLTYSDNGQGFDYAQIQQNGTGLGIGSIESRVVLLNGRITWQTQPGQGLRAIIEVPTGWAATRKFFRTRTL; translated from the coding sequence ATGACGCTGTCATTCCCGCACCGCAGAACGCTCTGTTGGCTGCTCCTGTGGAGTGCCTTGTGCGGGTATAGATGCGGATTAACGACCTACGCAAAAACTCCGCCCGGCACTCCCTTCCGGGTTGATCATATCGGCGTGAACGATGGACTGACGCAGGGGTCGGTTTATTCGATGCTGAAAGACAGCCGTAATTTTCTCTGGTTTGGTACGCAGGATGGCCTGAACCGTTACGATGGTCACCGGTTTCGCACGTATCGGCCAATGGTTGGCGCGGGTGGAACTACCCAGTCGGGAACAATCGTAGGCGTTAATATCGTCGGGATGGTGGAAGACCCGGACGGAAATTTGTGGGTGGGCACCGAAGAAGGCCTGAATCGCTATGATCGTCGGCGTGATCGTTTCGACTGTTTTTTTGCCTTAGACAGTAACCGGAAACCAAAGGCAAGTCGAACAATACCGTTTTTCGTTGACCAAACAGAACTGCTGTACCTCAGCGACTTCGAAGGTCTTGTTCGGTTCAACTATCGCAACCAACGTAAAACAATCCTGAATCCGTCGCTGCACCCACCCAAAGAGTATGACAATCCCAGTTCGACCATGCGTACCCGTATGGACGACGTCTGGCTGCACGCGCCGAAAGGTCTGGCCCGATATAACCTCCGCGACCGAACGTTATCCTATTATTTCAGCGACCAGCCGGGCAACCGTTTTGGACCCGCTCAAACTATTTTCTCCTTTTACGTCGACGAGCAGGACGTTGTCTGGCTGGGTACCCCTGCTGGTCTGCTTCGATTCAATCATCGATTAAATACAATTCAGGCATACGATCAGATCGCCAGTCAGGCCTTAAGTGCTATTTACAGCATTGCCCCCGACCGAAAAGGCCGGTTATGGCTGGGTACCCAGCATCATGGAGTTCTGTCGTTCGATAAGCGTTCGGGAAAATTTGTACAGGTAAATGAGTTTACCAACGACGCTCGTCAGCTGAGCGAATTCGAGATCAGTAAGGTTTATGTAGACGATATGGGGATTGTCTGGGCCAATACCGACCCCGATGGGCTGGCCCGTATCGTTCCCAACGCCTTTTTATTCGGAGGTATCACGAAGCGCTCCATGCTGAACGCCCTTCCTTCCACGCCCACGCTGAGCCACTACACCATACGAGCGTTTCTGGAAGAGCGATTTGATCGAATCTGGATTGCTACGGAGAACGGCATCAACATTCTGGACCCGCGCACGAACCGAATTACCCAGCAGTTTTTGACCAACCGCAAAAACGCACCCACCGTCAGAAGTCTTTACCGCGATCCGCAACGGCGCATCTGGGTTGGTGTTATAGGGGGCGTAATGGCTTACCACCCTGAAACAGAGACATTCGATTTTATTCCATTCGAAGCTGGAACCAGCCAGGTAGCCGACAATTACGTTCGTAATTTCGTTACCCTGAACGAAAACCTACTCATAGCCGCTACGGAAGATGGGCTGTATGAGCTGAATATTCGCCAGCGCCGGTTGGCAAAACTTCCGACACTTTCCGAGCAGAATGTCTTTAGTATATGGTATGACGCGGCCTCCCGCCAACTCTGGGCAGGTACGTACCTGAACGGATATTACTGTTACCAGCTGTCCGCCAACAATACGGCTCCCTGGCGCCTGGTCCGCGCGGGCCTTGGCGGGTCGATGGTTTTAAATATGCGCCCCGACCCGGACCGCCAGATGCTGTGGTTGGCTACGGACCGGGGGCTGGTTGGGCTGAATCCAGAAACCGGTGAGCTGACTGTTTATTCAGAGCGGCAGGGATTGGCCAACTCCTTTGTGTACGGCTCCCTCGCCGATCAGGACAATAATCTCTGGATTAGTACGAACCGGGGCATTTCGCGACTCGACCTGAAGGAAAATGTCATTAAAAATTTTACCCTCAGCGATGGCCTACAGGGCAATGAATTCAACGGAAACGCTTTTTTGAAGACGGCTACCGGCGAAATGTTCTTCGGGGGCGTTAACGGTTTCAACCGCTTCCGACCCGATCAGTACCGCAGTTCGTTGTTCGGCCCGCAGGTGTATATTTACTCGTTTAATGTTAACGAGGAGCCCTTTGCTTCCGACAAATACGTTGGTGAAGCAGATACCATTGAGCTGACGCACAACCAGAATACCTTCTCAATGGAATTTGCCGCGCTTGATTATCTGAGCAACGGCCATAACAACTATCAATATCAGCTGACAAACCACGATCCGCAGTGGGTCTCGGCGGGCGAACGAAACTACGTCCGTTATGCCAATCTGCCACCGGGTGAATACGTCTTTCAGGTGAAAGCCGCCAATCAGGATGGACACTGGAGTACGCAGGTTCGGAAGCTAACCATCCTGGTTCATCCGCCGTTCTGGCAAACGCTTCCCTTTATTGCCTTCATGATTGTGTTGCTGGCGGTACTGACTTATGCCTGGATTCGCCAGCGCGAGAACAGTATCCGACGACAGCAGGCCGAGCGGCTGCGGCTGGCCTACAACATCCAGGAGCAGGTTAAAAAAGATATTGCCCGCGACCTGCACGACGAAATAGGTACACGGCTGGCCACGCTGAAACTATACACGACCCGGCTGGTGCAGCACATCAACGAAACGACCGACGAGTCGGCACTGTCCACTCAGCGAACAGACGTTCTGGATGCATCCGGTGTGCAGATGCTCAAAAACAACATTTTTGCACTCATCAACAACACCATCAGCGATGTTCGCAACCTGCTCCGGAAACTCAATCCCCAAACGTTGGAACGCTATGGGTACGTAGCCGCCGTTGAGGAACTGTTTTCGCGCATTAACACAATGGGTACCGTCGAACTGCACCTGACACTGGCCGACGCACCCGGTGAGGAATCCCTCGATGTCGACAGCCAGGGGCCCTCGGTCAGGACCCGCCTTCCGGCCGATATGGAAGTAATGCTTTACCGCATCACGCAGGAACTCGTCAACAATTCGCTCAAACACGCCAACGCTCACCGCATTGATTTACACGTTCAGGGGCAATCCAATTCGCTATTGCTGACTTATTCTGACAATGGCCAGGGGTTCGATTACGCACAGATTCAGCAAAACGGCACGGGCCTGGGTATTGGCAGTATTGAATCGCGGGTGGTGCTGCTGAACGGCCGTATCACCTGGCAAACACAACCGGGGCAGGGCCTTCGGGCAATTATTGAGGTACCAACGGGCTGGGCCGCGACCCGCAAGTTTTTTCGGACGCGGACGCTGTAA
- a CDS encoding 3'-5' exonuclease produces the protein MYCIVDVETTGGVKGPTRLTEVAIFRHDGRQVVDSFHSLVNPGCPIPPFIRHLTGISDEMVQEAPTFAEVASDVLSITQDAIFVAHNVNFDFNFIKKELDWLGYEFFRRTLCTVRTSRKVFPGFPSYSLGKLCRSLEIPLNDRHRAHGDAAATVQLFERLLLHDAHGLIPRVGLAIPH, from the coding sequence GTGTATTGCATTGTTGATGTTGAAACTACCGGGGGCGTAAAAGGACCTACCCGTTTAACCGAGGTTGCTATCTTCCGCCACGACGGGCGTCAGGTTGTTGATTCGTTCCACTCGCTGGTGAACCCCGGCTGTCCGATCCCACCATTTATCCGTCATCTGACCGGCATCTCCGACGAGATGGTGCAGGAAGCGCCTACCTTTGCTGAAGTAGCCTCTGACGTGCTTTCTATAACCCAGGACGCCATCTTTGTGGCGCATAACGTCAATTTCGACTTTAACTTTATCAAGAAAGAACTCGACTGGCTGGGCTATGAGTTCTTTCGGCGGACGCTCTGCACTGTCCGCACCAGTCGCAAGGTGTTTCCCGGCTTTCCGTCATACAGCCTGGGCAAGCTCTGCCGGTCGCTCGAAATACCGCTTAATGACCGCCACCGGGCTCATGGCGACGCTGCCGCTACGGTTCAGTTGTTTGAGCGGCTGCTTCTGCACGACGCGCATGGCTTAATTCCTCGCGTAGGTCTGGCAATTCCGCATTAG